The following proteins are co-located in the Gloeocapsa sp. PCC 7428 genome:
- a CDS encoding sulfotransferase, with the protein MEESKNEIAKKSMIFIVGTSRSGTTLMRQILSKHSNVYISKETHYFDDLRVKMSGREQKPLSSQEIQVTEDYFLALTHKAYEAKGDPEQGWMDRMELRSLAQQIGCGTDSYFEAYCQLCAQKKNKTIFGEKTPRHIFKIAEILNCYPDAKVICMVRNPGGVIASYRDFWKSQWRSDSSSKSLTEKRRIKNSYNLIIISLIWKAALNAALKARDQFGESRVYIQQFENLVTCPEPSLKSLTNWLTLDYEPSMHTVGLVNSSYSNSWSNGSGLSSEPAYRWQEKLSDAEVAIFQFCCGQQLLKAGYTKKQVQIPAILIIWLWLTLPFAGLRALLANSNRISNIPQYLWRRLRLVIG; encoded by the coding sequence AAACATTCAAACGTTTACATCTCTAAAGAAACTCATTATTTTGATGATTTACGTGTCAAAATGTCTGGGCGAGAGCAAAAACCATTATCTTCTCAAGAGATACAAGTTACTGAAGATTACTTTCTTGCTCTAACCCATAAGGCATATGAAGCAAAAGGAGATCCGGAGCAAGGCTGGATGGATCGTATGGAGTTACGTTCCTTAGCTCAGCAAATAGGCTGTGGGACAGATTCTTATTTTGAGGCATATTGCCAGCTTTGCGCTCAGAAGAAAAACAAAACTATATTTGGAGAAAAAACACCAAGGCATATCTTTAAAATTGCTGAAATTTTAAATTGCTATCCTGATGCGAAAGTTATTTGTATGGTTCGTAATCCAGGAGGAGTCATTGCTTCCTATCGTGACTTTTGGAAGAGTCAATGGAGATCTGATAGTAGTAGCAAGTCACTTACAGAAAAACGAAGAATAAAGAACTCGTATAATTTGATAATTATTAGTTTAATTTGGAAAGCGGCTCTTAATGCAGCACTCAAGGCACGCGATCAATTTGGGGAAAGCCGTGTTTACATTCAGCAATTTGAAAATTTAGTTACCTGTCCTGAGCCATCACTTAAATCCTTAACAAACTGGCTGACTTTAGATTATGAACCCTCGATGCATACAGTTGGTTTAGTAAATAGCTCGTACTCAAACTCTTGGAGTAATGGTTCTGGTTTATCTAGCGAACCAGCATATCGCTGGCAAGAAAAACTTAGTGATGCAGAAGTTGCGATTTTTCAATTTTGCTGTGGACAGCAGTTGCTCAAAGCAGGCTATACAAAGAAGCAAGTTCAGATTCCAGCTATTCTCATTATTTGGCTATGGTTAACTTTACCTTTTGCTGGATTACGAGCTTTATTAGCTAACTCGAATAGAATTAGTAATATACCTCAATATCTTTGGCGGCGATTACGTTTAGTGATTGGTTAA
- a CDS encoding bifunctional 2-polyprenyl-6-hydroxyphenol methylase/3-demethylubiquinol 3-O-methyltransferase UbiG, whose protein sequence is MKDSVKILQTEISKAQKILDKELANKSYLKVLEVGCGSCSRLQITQNRNMVGIDISEKQLQRNNTLNEKIQGDIQSYSFPQSSFDLIVCWWVLEHLPQPEKALLNCQKALKEDGIIIIASPNVFSLKGIITKYTPHWFHVWAYRFIFGQQLAGVEDRAPFRTYLKSSISAASIKKFAQDNELSVEYFSPYESPKQIRLRKKYFLTGFLWWSIKSITRLLTLGKIDAENTEYITILKKPTQQHKIPSDKPLETVAV, encoded by the coding sequence ATGAAAGATTCTGTGAAAATATTGCAAACCGAGATCAGTAAAGCACAAAAAATACTCGACAAAGAACTAGCCAATAAAAGTTATTTAAAGGTGTTAGAAGTAGGCTGTGGCTCTTGTAGTCGCCTTCAGATTACTCAAAACAGAAATATGGTTGGTATTGATATTTCAGAGAAGCAACTTCAAAGAAATAATACTCTCAATGAAAAAATACAAGGGGATATACAAAGTTATAGCTTCCCACAGTCTAGTTTTGATTTAATTGTATGCTGGTGGGTTTTAGAGCATCTACCACAACCCGAAAAAGCTTTACTAAACTGCCAAAAAGCTCTCAAAGAGGATGGAATTATTATTATTGCTTCTCCTAATGTATTCTCTTTAAAGGGAATAATTACAAAGTATACACCTCATTGGTTTCATGTCTGGGCATATAGATTTATCTTTGGTCAGCAACTGGCAGGTGTTGAGGATAGGGCACCTTTTCGCACTTACTTAAAATCTTCTATTTCGGCAGCATCAATTAAGAAATTTGCCCAAGACAATGAACTTTCGGTTGAGTATTTTAGTCCTTATGAGTCGCCCAAACAAATTAGACTCCGAAAAAAATATTTCCTTACAGGTTTCTTATGGTGGTCAATTAAGTCAATAACTAGGTTATTGACTTTAGGCAAAATCGATGCAGAAAATACCGAATATATCACGATTTTGAAAAAGCCCACACAACAGCACAAAATACCATCTGATAAACCTTTAGAAACTGTAGCTGTTTAA
- a CDS encoding O-antigen ligase, with amino-acid sequence MKPCNFEEKVIWYSILGTYGFYFTGLLYYVPPAIAWILACYLIKKLWLQKNNAFEADKIAIPWEVWVWIIAMAAIEFATIFGHADFNLGKASLIKATFGWAKGWALLAIFPLIGCLNIRPKLVCRAVCLLSLQSLVYLVFCYFASLVSLNISYTAPLNFFGGARLGFFVTLYTIENGWLRLPLFAPWATVIGFVGNVFLPLCLLEKDRRLRWIGIVASILMCWFSGSRVNMLALPTAWIATQVLSSFQRPFFWLTAGFSSLITGLLAPSLINAIASFKHWMRSLRANSNSDREALDRIAIRRWAEAPITGHGVTDSGPSRIVDVNIGTHNNWTGLLFINGIVGVLALGVSLVCSFISLVVRSQESQTAKSALHILLIIFCNTFVDSLNMTAYLVAPSLIFLGAVFREPLQKQERRLLLPISN; translated from the coding sequence ATGAAACCTTGTAATTTTGAAGAGAAAGTAATTTGGTATTCTATTCTGGGTACTTACGGGTTCTATTTTACTGGCTTACTTTACTACGTTCCACCCGCGATCGCTTGGATACTCGCTTGTTATCTTATTAAAAAGCTGTGGCTGCAAAAAAACAATGCATTTGAAGCTGACAAGATCGCTATCCCTTGGGAAGTTTGGGTGTGGATTATTGCAATGGCAGCGATAGAATTTGCCACGATCTTTGGTCATGCCGATTTCAATTTGGGAAAAGCAAGTCTCATAAAAGCTACGTTCGGTTGGGCTAAAGGATGGGCACTTCTAGCCATATTTCCTCTAATTGGCTGCTTAAATATTAGACCAAAATTAGTTTGTCGCGCTGTTTGCCTTTTAAGTCTTCAATCTCTCGTTTATCTAGTTTTTTGCTATTTCGCATCATTAGTTAGCCTAAATATTTCTTATACTGCCCCCCTGAATTTTTTTGGTGGGGCAAGATTAGGTTTTTTCGTAACTTTGTATACCATTGAAAATGGCTGGCTTCGCCTTCCTTTATTTGCCCCTTGGGCTACTGTTATTGGGTTTGTTGGCAATGTATTTTTACCTTTATGTCTTTTAGAAAAAGACCGAAGACTGCGATGGATTGGAATCGTTGCCTCAATTCTGATGTGTTGGTTTTCTGGTTCTAGAGTCAATATGTTAGCTCTACCTACAGCCTGGATCGCTACGCAAGTTCTATCTAGTTTCCAGCGCCCATTTTTTTGGCTGACAGCTGGTTTTTCAAGTTTAATTACTGGATTATTAGCACCAAGTTTAATTAATGCGATCGCATCATTTAAACATTGGATGCGGAGTTTGCGTGCCAATTCTAACAGCGATCGCGAAGCTTTAGACAGAATTGCTATCCGACGTTGGGCAGAAGCACCAATTACTGGTCATGGTGTTACCGATTCAGGTCCTAGTAGGATTGTAGATGTCAATATTGGTACTCATAATAATTGGACTGGATTATTATTTATTAATGGAATTGTCGGTGTTCTAGCGCTTGGTGTGTCTTTGGTCTGTAGTTTTATAAGCTTAGTTGTTCGTTCCCAAGAAAGCCAAACAGCTAAAAGTGCGCTTCACATTCTCTTAATTATATTTTGCAATACATTTGTTGATAGCCTCAATATGACTGCCTATCTCGTAGCTCCTAGTTTAATTTTTCTTGGTGCTGTCTTTCGGGAGCCTTTACAGAAACAGGAAAGGAGATTACTATTACCAATTTCTAATTAA